One genomic segment of Synchiropus splendidus isolate RoL2022-P1 chromosome 16, RoL_Sspl_1.0, whole genome shotgun sequence includes these proteins:
- the LOC128747555 gene encoding cannabinoid receptor type 1B-like gives MTLHGLAGATVSAVTTGVRYLGSNDAVYDDPLMDSMKNGFHLEKPHHASIGGSFAELKEVIAVSLAPILPTNVSDLLGNETMVEGGGRAKCGEDFVDNMECFMILTPGQQLAVAILALTLGAFTVLENLVVLCVILHSRTLRSRPSYHFIGSLAVADLIGSIIFVYSFLDFHVLHRKDTHYVFLFKLSGVIASFTASVGSLFLTAIDRYISIHRPLAYKRIVTKTKAIIAFSLMWTISIIISMLPLLGWNCKDLNSACSDIFPLIDLKYLMFWIGITSILLLFIIYAYIFILWKSHHHAVRMLSRSSQRSVIVYTAEGTKVQTVRPEQARMDLRLAKTLVLILVALIICWGPLMAIMVYDLFGKVNDFIKTVFAFCSMLCLLNSTANPVIYAMRSKDLRRAFLSICQGMTTPLDNSGESDWNSRSVRSTGVGAGKEAASSASSRVKVAQVRVSGLPQSSNADPV, from the coding sequence ATGACCCTGCATGGACTGGCCGGCGCCACCGTGAGCGCCGTGACGACAGGTGTGCGGTACCTGGGCTCCAACGACGCCGTCTACGACGACCCCCTCATGGACTCCATGAAAAACGGATTCCACTTGGAGAAACCGCACCACGCATCCATCGGCGGCTCCTTCGCTGAACTCAAGGAGGTCATCGCCGTCAGCCTTGCTCCGATTCTCCCCACCAATGTTTCCGATCTTCTCGGGAATGAGACGATGGTGGAGGGCGGGGGCAGAGCCAAGTGCGGGGAGGACTTTGTGGACAACATGGAGTGCTTCATGATCCTGACCCCGGGTCAGCAGCTCGCTGTGGCCATCCTGGCCCTGACCTTGGGAGCGTTCACGGTGCTGGAGAACCTGGTGGTGCTCTGCGTGATTCTGCACTCCAGGACGCTGCGATCTCGACCCTCCTACCACTTCATCGGGAGCCTGGCTGTGGCCGACCTGATCGGCAGCATCATATTCGTCTACAGCTTCCTGGATTTCCACGTGCTCCACAGAAAGGACACCCACTACGTGTTCCTCTTCAAGTTGTCCGGCGTGATCGCCTCCTTCACCGCCTCTGTGGGAAGCCTGTTCCTCACAGCTATTGACCGCTACATCTCCATCCACAGGCCGCTGGCCTACAAGCGCATCGTGACAAAGACCAAAGCGATTATCGCCTTCAGTCTGATGTGGACCATCTCCATTATCATATCGATGCTGCCTCTGCTCGGCTGGAACTGCAAAGACCTCAACTCCGCCTGCTCTGATATATTCCCTCTGATTGACCTGAAATATCTGATGTTTTGGATCGGTATCACCAGCATcttgctcctcttcatcatctacGCTTACATTTTCATCCTGTGGAAGTCGCACCACCACGCCGTGCGCATGCTGAGCCGCAGCTCCCAGAGGAGCGTCATCGTCTACACAGCAGAAGGGACCAAGGTTCAGACAGTGAGGCCAGAGCAAGCGCGTATGGACCTCCGTCTGGCCAAGACGCTGGTCCTGATCCTGGTAGCCCTCATCATCTGCTGGGGTCCCCTCATGGCCATCATGGTGTATGACCTCTTCGGCAAGGTGAACGACTTCATCAAGACTGTGTTTGCCTTCTGCAGCATGCTCTGTCTGCTCAACTCCACCGCCAACCCGGTGATCTACGCCATGAGGAGCAAAGACCTGCGCCGGGCCTTCCTCAGCATCTGCCAGGGAATGACCACACCTTTGGACAACAGCGGGGAGAGTGACTGGAATAGCAGGAGCGTGAGATCCACCGGAGTTGGGGCTGGCAAAGAGGCAGCCAGCAGTGCCTCCTCTAGGGTTAAAGTGGCCCAGGTCAGAGTGTCTGGACTTCCGCAAAGCTCCAACGCAGACCCAGTCTAG
- the LOC128747383 gene encoding akirin-2-like — MACGATLKRTMDFDPLMSPNAPKRRRCIPVSQSSSSPRKYLSMEPSPFGESSSRLSAEQILHSIKQEYKRIQKRKHLDGGYQQPECCYSPESPSQSSAVIVSPMSGSSSGGVSPTRREQPLFTLRQVGMICERLLKEREEKVREEYEETMTSKLAEQYDTFVKFTHDQLMRRFGEQPASYVS; from the exons ATGGCGTGCGGAGCAACGCTGAAGAGGACCATGGATTTCGACCCGCTCATGAGTCCAAACGCTCCTAAAAGACGAAGATGTATCCCCGTGTCCCAGTCCTCTTCATCGCCTAGGAAGTACCTCAGCATGGAGCCGTCGCCATTTGGAGAGTCGTCGTCTAGGCTTAGCGCAG AACAAATCCTCCACAGCATAAAGCAGGAGTACAAGCGTATACAGAAGAGGAAGCATCTGGATGGAGGCTACCAACAACCAGAGTGCTGTTATTCTCCTGAGTCCCCTTCACAGTCGTCTGCTGTGATCGTGTCCCCCATGTCAG GGTCGTCCTCTGGTGGCGTCTCACCCACCAGGCGAGAGCAGCCGTTATTCACCCTCAGACAGGTGGGCATGATCTGCGAGCGCTTGCTGAAGGAGCGGGAAGAGAAGGTGCGAGAGGAGTACGAGGAGACGATGACGTCAAAACTGGCAG AACAGTACGACACCTTTGTCAAGTTCACACACGACCAGTTAATGCGGCGATTCGGGGAGCAACCTGCCAGCT ATGTTTCCTGA
- the orc3 gene encoding origin recognition complex subunit 3 codes for MSTSSVSKGCFVFKPTAKKRKPSPGIENYFINGCDAAGNSQERFKLCHDLWTSIKTDTESLQEELNRKILDSLLHFTGKCSSTRQQSDWASRMRASEIPTAALVLGVNVPDHDMTFQSLSDLLQQSVTPHVVSLQAKECSALKLLMRRVLERIMGTAVADDEDEEEVEQSSAPLHTSVHCSLGTLCNWYNSVTKVSSTPGKKRSSLAKDRQQPPVVIIFKDFEAFNPKVLQDFILICSRYVQHLPLMFIFGIATSPSTIQHMLPHSVSSLLCIELFQSLSCTQHLATVMDKLILTSQFPFKLNGKVLQVLVSIFLYHDFSVRNFIKGLQLALLEHFHSEPLSVLCCEKKEALLNVKQLDSDQLERIRQLPSFVRFLETQDAEERDDLLKNDAHLKEVASNMIKSLQKYHKNYYPVLRVLHTLTSALPRYPLGKQIRELHLICLEKNVWENQDYLSAIKLLKMLAKEELTSLLQGCAEILRSSKSKKMKSAQAQLEELVNKFKELDAAAMDAPQDADEVFTSPIKNLQKKTDLFQLKKALLEMNESRRSKKQSPFETLRNDTVEFIDSLVKTHLSPPESQTLFEVCYYTSSASIRRHLNATPRISIQAALTSPYYYLQNERLKAEDGSVSNSAPDICIAYKLHLECGRLINLYDWLEAYATVVSAAEGVDPESENFGKVDEVKHARFIRAVSELEFLGFIKSTKVKTDHVARLTWGGC; via the exons ATGTCTACGTCCTCCGTTTCCAAG ggttgttttgttttcaaaccaaCCGCTAAGAAGAGGAAGCCCTCGCCCGGCATTG AGAACTACTTCATCAACGGCTGTGATGCTGCAGGAAACAGTCAAGAGCGGTTTAAGCTTTGTCACGATCTCTGGACCAGCATTAAAACAGACACTGAA TCCTTGCAGGAAGAGCTAAACAGAAAAATCCTGGACAGTTTGCTGCATTTCACTGGAAAATGTTCCTCCACAAGGCAGCAGAGCGACTGGGCGTCTCGGATGAGGGCGAGTGAGATCCCAACAGCAGCTCTGGTGCTTG GTGTAAATGTGCCTGACCACGACATGACGTTCCAGAGCCTTTCCGACCTGCTCCAGCAGTCCGTCACTCCCCATGTGGTGTCTCTACAGGCCAAAGAGTGTTCAG CTTTAAAACTTTTGATGAGAAGGGTTTTGGAACGCATCATGGGTACGGCTGTCGCCGAcgacgaggatgaggaggaagttgAGCAGAGTAGCGCCCCCCTCCACACCAGTGTTCACTGCTCTCTGGGCACACTGTGCAACTGGTATAACTCTGTTACAAAG GTGTCCTCCACTCCTGGGAAGAAACGCAGCTCCTTGGCAAAGGACCGCCAGCAGCCACCTGTTGTAATCATCTTCAAAGATTTTGAGGCTTTCAACCCAAAAGTTCTACAAGACTTCATACTCATCTGCAG CCGGTACGTCCAACATCTTCCACTGATGTTCATCTTTGGTATTGCGACTTCACCGAGCACCATCCAGCACATGCTGCCACATTCagtctcctctctgctctgcaTTGAGCTGTTCCAGTCCCTGTCTTGCACACAGCACCTGGCCACCGTCATGGACAAG CTGATCCTGACTTCACAGTTCCCCTTCAAACTCAACGGCAAGGTCCTCCAGGTTCTCGTGAGCATCTTCCTCTACCATGATTTCTCAGTGAGAAACTTCATCAAGGGCTTGCag CTGGCGctgctggagcacttccactCCGAACCTCTGAGTGTTCTTTGCTGCGAGAAGAAGGAGGCTCTCCTCAACGTGAAGCAGCTCGACTCTGACCAGTTGGAGCGAATCAGACAGCTGCCGTCATTTGTAAG GTTTTTAGAGACGCAGGACGCAGAGGAGCGAGATGATCTCCTGAAGAACGACGCTCATCTGAAA GAGGTGGCTAGTAACATGATCAAGAGCCTCCAGAAGTACCACAAGAACTACTATCCAGTGCTGCGAGTCCTCCACACTTTGACTTCAGCTTTACCCCGTTACCCGCTTGGGAAGCAG ATCAGGGAGCTGCACCTGATCTGTCTGGAGAAGAATGTGTGGGAGAACCAGGATTATCTGTCAGCCATCAAGCTTCTGAA GATGTTGGCTAAGGAGGAGCTGACCTCTCTGCTGCAGGGGTGCGCTGAGATCCTGAGGTCCTCCAAGTCCAAGAAGATGAAGAGCGCTCAGGCTCAGCTGGAAGAACTGGTCAACAAATTTAAGGAGCTGGACG CTGCCGCTATGGATGCGCCCCAAGACGCCGACGAAGTTTTCACCTCTCCCATCAAAAACCTCCAGAAAAAAACGGATTTGTTCCAACTGAAGAAG GCGCTGCTGGAGATGAATGAGTCCAGGAGATCTAAGAAGCAGTCTCCTTTCGAAACCCTGCGAAACGACACCGTCGAGTTTATCGACAGCTTAGTGAA GACTCACCTGTCGCCCCCCGAGTCACAGACGCTCTTTGAAGTCTGCTACTACACTTCCTCTGCCTCCATCAGACGCCATCTTAACGCTACACCTCGCATCTCCATCCAGGCTGCGCTCACCAGTCCTTACTACTACCTCCAG AACGAGCGTCTCAAAGCCGAGGACGGCTCCGTCTCCAACTCTGCTCCTGATATCTGTATCGCCTATAAGCTCCACCTCGAGTGCGGCCGCTTGATCAATCTTTACGACTGGCTGGAG GCTTATGCTACTGTGGTGTCAGCGGCTGAAGGTGTTGATCCAGAATCGGAAAACTTCGGGAAGGTGGATGAAGTCAAACA CGCTCGCTTCATCAGGGCAGTGTCAGAACTGGAGTTTCTGGGTTTCATCAAGTCCACCAAGGTGAAGACAGACCACGTGGCGCGGCTAACATGGGGAGGCTGCTGA